A single Streptomyces mirabilis DNA region contains:
- a CDS encoding DUF3558 domain-containing protein, translated as MQRKAYVPGIAALLAALLAGCTGGSAKNGAAADPKPGDISANTPAAQPGKYRTLPEACAAVSHDSLDSLLPGIKQITDQDQRDKAYEGQATLTYDTDRRVGCGWKVDSTDATDHLNVDFERVVSYDNAVSDDSRAQDIYATEETAANLPEPSASATPSDTGSASATPSATPSAPAPSAPASSATSSASASASTSAGASETPADLQPRKLSGLGDEAFLNDKLNSASSTAQQRTVTVVFRTSNVIVRIEYAEQPTASTGTPDSKEMQDKARNLAQKLVDRFNG; from the coding sequence GTGCAGCGGAAGGCGTACGTCCCCGGCATCGCCGCGCTCCTCGCGGCCCTGCTGGCCGGCTGCACCGGAGGTTCGGCAAAGAACGGCGCGGCGGCCGACCCCAAGCCGGGCGACATCAGCGCGAACACCCCGGCCGCCCAGCCGGGCAAGTACCGCACGCTCCCGGAGGCCTGCGCCGCGGTGAGTCACGACAGCCTCGACTCCCTGCTGCCCGGCATCAAGCAGATCACCGACCAGGACCAGCGCGACAAGGCGTACGAGGGCCAGGCCACCCTCACCTACGACACCGACCGCCGCGTCGGCTGCGGCTGGAAGGTGGACTCCACGGACGCCACCGACCATCTCAACGTCGACTTCGAGCGCGTGGTCTCCTACGACAACGCGGTGAGCGACGACTCCCGCGCCCAGGACATCTACGCGACCGAGGAGACCGCGGCGAACCTCCCCGAGCCCTCCGCTTCGGCCACGCCGTCCGACACCGGTTCCGCCAGCGCCACCCCCTCGGCAACCCCCTCCGCGCCCGCCCCCTCCGCGCCCGCCTCCTCGGCCACCTCCTCCGCCTCCGCCTCCGCCTCGACCTCCGCCGGCGCGAGCGAGACCCCCGCCGACCTCCAGCCCCGCAAGCTCAGCGGCCTCGGCGACGAGGCGTTCCTCAACGACAAACTCAACTCCGCGTCTTCGACGGCTCAGCAGCGCACCGTGACTGTGGTGTTCCGCACGTCCAACGTGATCGTGAGGATCGAGTACGCCGAGCAGCCGACCGCTTCCACCGGCACCCCGGACAGCAAAGAAATGCAGGACAAGGCCCGGAATCTGGCGCAGAAGCTCGTCGACCGGTTCAACGGCTAG
- a CDS encoding RtcB family protein, which translates to MSYVEIPGAKVPIRMWTDPASVEDVALRQLQNVATLPWIKGLAVMPDVHYGKGATVGSVIAMRDAVCPAAVGVDIGCGMSAVRTSLTANDLPGDLSRLRSKIEEAIPVGRGMHDSPVEPGGFHGLATSGWDDFWRRFDGVAEAVKFREERATKQMGTLGSGNHFIEICTDTTGSVWLMLHSGSRNIGKELAEYHIGVAQRLPHNQGLVDRDLAVFVADTPQMAAYRNDLFWAQEYAKHNRTLMMALLKDVVRKEFKKAKPTFEQEISAHHNYVAEERYDGMDLLVTRKGAIRAGSGEYGIIPGSMGTGSYIVKGLGNEKAFNSASHGAGRRMSRNAAKRRFSTRDLEEQTQGVECRKDSGVVDEIPGAYKPIEQVIEQQSDLVEVVAKLKQLVCVKG; encoded by the coding sequence ATGTCGTACGTAGAGATACCGGGCGCCAAGGTGCCCATCCGCATGTGGACGGACCCGGCGTCGGTCGAGGACGTGGCCCTGCGCCAGCTCCAGAACGTGGCCACGCTCCCGTGGATCAAGGGGCTCGCCGTCATGCCGGACGTCCACTACGGCAAGGGCGCGACGGTCGGGTCGGTCATCGCCATGCGCGACGCGGTGTGTCCGGCGGCGGTGGGGGTCGACATCGGGTGCGGGATGTCCGCGGTCAGGACGTCGCTCACGGCCAATGATCTGCCGGGGGATCTTTCGCGGCTCCGGTCGAAGATCGAGGAGGCGATTCCGGTGGGACGGGGGATGCACGACTCCCCGGTCGAGCCGGGCGGCTTCCATGGGCTGGCGACCAGCGGGTGGGACGACTTCTGGAGGCGGTTCGACGGGGTTGCGGAGGCGGTCAAGTTCCGTGAGGAGCGTGCGACCAAGCAGATGGGTACGCTCGGATCGGGCAATCATTTCATCGAAATCTGCACAGATACGACCGGTTCCGTCTGGCTGATGCTGCACTCCGGTTCGCGCAACATCGGCAAGGAACTGGCCGAGTACCACATCGGCGTCGCCCAGAGGCTCCCGCACAACCAGGGGCTGGTCGACCGTGACCTCGCGGTCTTCGTCGCGGACACCCCGCAGATGGCCGCGTACCGCAACGACCTGTTCTGGGCGCAGGAGTACGCGAAGCACAACCGCACCCTGATGATGGCGCTCCTGAAGGACGTGGTCCGCAAGGAGTTCAAGAAGGCGAAGCCGACCTTCGAGCAGGAGATCAGCGCGCATCACAACTACGTCGCCGAAGAGCGGTACGACGGAATGGACCTGCTGGTCACCCGCAAGGGCGCGATCCGCGCGGGCTCCGGCGAGTACGGAATCATTCCGGGCTCGATGGGCACGGGTTCGTACATCGTGAAGGGACTCGGCAACGAGAAGGCCTTCAACTCGGCGTCGCACGGCGCGGGTCGGCGCATGAGCCGCAACGCGGCGAAGCGCCGCTTCTCGACGCGGGACCTGGAGGAGCAGACGCAGGGCGTCGAGTGCCGTAAGGACTCCGGCGTCGTGGACGAGATCCCGGGTGCGTACAAGCCGATCGAGCAGGTCATCGAGCAGCAGAGCGACCTCGTGGAGGTCGTGGCGAAGCTGAAGCAGCTTGTCTGCGTGAAGGGCTAG
- a CDS encoding tyrosine-protein phosphatase: protein MNRHIPFARLHNFRDLGGYTTADGRTVRRSRLYRADSLGKLTPGTQDWDLFLSLGIRTVVDLRYPWEIDAKGRVPEHPSLAYHNQSIEHRPYDQAALPPSVAPGPYLAARYAEVAEDGTKEIRETLRLVAQAAESDTPLVFHCASGKDRTGLVAALVLSLLGVPEQTITDDFTLTERATPLLVADWRANNPDRELMWPAYGTAPVEIMTRFLSDLRSRYGSVQSYVTQNLGLDTTFTAALRATLLEPASPDSSKPGANSTNSACPTAASPPD from the coding sequence GTGAACAGACACATACCCTTCGCCCGCCTGCACAACTTCCGCGACCTGGGCGGATACACCACCGCGGACGGCCGTACGGTCCGCCGGTCCCGCCTGTACCGCGCGGACTCGCTCGGCAAACTGACCCCCGGGACGCAGGACTGGGATCTCTTCCTCTCCCTCGGCATCCGCACGGTCGTGGACCTCCGCTACCCGTGGGAGATCGACGCGAAGGGCCGCGTCCCCGAGCACCCCTCCCTCGCGTACCACAACCAGAGCATCGAGCACCGCCCGTACGACCAGGCGGCACTGCCCCCTTCCGTCGCCCCCGGCCCCTACCTGGCGGCCCGCTACGCGGAGGTCGCCGAGGACGGCACCAAGGAAATCCGCGAGACGCTGCGCCTCGTCGCACAGGCCGCCGAGTCGGACACACCCCTCGTCTTCCACTGCGCCTCGGGCAAGGACCGCACGGGCCTGGTGGCGGCCCTGGTCCTGTCCCTCCTGGGCGTCCCCGAGCAGACGATCACCGACGACTTCACCCTCACGGAACGTGCCACGCCGCTCCTGGTGGCGGACTGGCGCGCCAACAACCCCGACCGCGAACTGATGTGGCCGGCCTACGGCACGGCACCCGTCGAGATCATGACCAGGTTTCTGTCGGACCTGAGGTCCCGCTACGGCTCCGTCCAGTCCTACGTCACACAGAACCTGGGCCTGGACACCACCTTCACCGCGGCCCTCCGCGCGACCCTCCTCGAACCGGCCTCTCCTGACTCCTCGAAACCAGGAGCGAACTCAACCAACTCGGCCTGCCCTACGGCCGCAAGTCCACCCGACTGA
- a CDS encoding DUF3558 domain-containing protein, which yields MHRPAQRVGRAPRLTRILVSAAAVPVVLTAAGCSSDSGSGSGSGSSADNAAQKGTAATSSASPSTSADAVKPAAYATLPAPCSVFSKNTLGELVPKGVKSAKSGKSDDAKDRSSCSWNSLDNKGVKGSQFRWLNVSLLRFDSDATRGEGNQLAQTYYDKQVKDAQTVTGATGARSEPVSGIGDASTAVRYGLKKKEGSFKQQTVVTRVENVVITLDYNGAGLAGDKAPSADDLTKAAEKAAKEAVAAVASANQDGSRATTAPSQSASPSKSASPSKSASPSASASSKPSASATKKN from the coding sequence ATGCACCGACCAGCACAGCGAGTAGGCCGAGCCCCGCGACTCACCCGCATCCTTGTCAGCGCAGCCGCCGTCCCGGTGGTACTCACCGCCGCCGGTTGTTCCTCGGACTCCGGCTCCGGCTCGGGATCGGGCTCGAGCGCCGACAACGCCGCCCAGAAGGGGACCGCCGCGACCTCGTCCGCGTCCCCGAGCACCTCCGCGGACGCCGTCAAGCCGGCCGCGTACGCGACACTACCGGCCCCTTGCTCGGTGTTCTCGAAGAACACACTGGGCGAACTCGTCCCGAAGGGCGTGAAGTCCGCCAAGTCGGGCAAGTCGGACGACGCGAAGGACCGCAGCAGCTGCTCCTGGAACAGCCTCGACAACAAGGGCGTCAAGGGTTCCCAGTTCCGCTGGCTGAACGTCTCCCTGCTGCGTTTCGACTCGGACGCGACCCGCGGCGAGGGCAACCAGCTCGCGCAGACCTACTACGACAAGCAGGTCAAGGACGCGCAGACGGTGACCGGCGCGACGGGCGCCCGGTCGGAGCCGGTCTCCGGGATCGGGGACGCGTCGACGGCGGTGCGCTACGGCCTGAAGAAGAAGGAAGGCTCCTTCAAGCAGCAGACGGTCGTGACGCGCGTCGAGAACGTCGTCATCACGCTCGACTACAACGGCGCCGGTCTCGCCGGCGACAAGGCCCCCAGCGCGGACGACCTGACGAAGGCCGCGGAGAAGGCCGCCAAGGAGGCGGTGGCCGCGGTGGCCTCCGCGAACCAGGACGGCAGCCGGGCGACCACCGCCCCGTCGCAGTCGGCCTCCCCCTCCAAGTCGGCGAGCCCGTCAAAGTCGGCTTCCCCGTCGGCGTCGGCCAGCTCCAAGCCCTCGGCGTCGGCCACCAAGAAGAACTGA
- a CDS encoding DUF2637 domain-containing protein, whose amino-acid sequence MHRILIGVVVAGALVIAGIGFAGSYAAVRELALKKGFGNFAYVFPIGIDAGICVLLALDLLLTWIRIPFPLLRQTAWLLTVATIAFNGAAAWPDPLGVGMHAVIPVLFVVSVEAARHAIGRIADITADKHMEGVRLTRWMLSPIPTFLLWRRMKLWELRSYEQVIKLEQDRLVYQARLHSRFGRAWRRKAPVESLMPLRLARYGVPLAETAPSGLAAAGIEPALLPPAPQLAVAREPEPTSPVVQSNAAPVREQLPAAEANEPPEQQEDYAEPQSQWLQARNPQSVAYQGGYDPTYDPDVAYRQWYEEQQQAEQFEEQQRFRARQEFEEQQRFEQQTFPQQPYQEQPAPAPEPSPEDTGTFPIPSGPGRTRELGAGGGSEPTEEDYYLVFKKSIDGSYPTSGQFRGDVEATYGTTIPQREADRMVNRFTNRHTAELQEDHIA is encoded by the coding sequence ATGCACCGGATTCTCATCGGTGTGGTCGTCGCCGGTGCGCTCGTCATCGCGGGTATCGGCTTCGCCGGTTCGTACGCGGCCGTACGCGAGCTGGCCCTCAAGAAGGGCTTCGGGAACTTCGCGTACGTCTTCCCGATCGGCATCGACGCGGGTATCTGCGTCCTGCTCGCCCTGGACCTCCTGCTGACCTGGATCCGCATCCCCTTCCCGCTGCTGCGCCAGACGGCGTGGCTGCTGACGGTCGCGACGATCGCCTTCAACGGCGCGGCGGCCTGGCCGGACCCGCTGGGCGTCGGCATGCACGCCGTCATCCCGGTCCTGTTCGTGGTCTCCGTCGAGGCGGCCCGGCACGCGATCGGCCGGATCGCGGACATCACCGCCGACAAGCATATGGAGGGCGTCCGCCTCACCCGCTGGATGCTCTCGCCGATCCCCACCTTCCTCCTGTGGCGCCGGATGAAGCTGTGGGAGCTGCGCTCCTACGAGCAGGTCATCAAGCTGGAGCAGGACCGCCTCGTCTACCAGGCCCGCCTTCACTCCCGCTTCGGCCGCGCCTGGCGCCGCAAGGCCCCGGTGGAGTCGCTGATGCCGCTGCGCCTGGCCCGCTACGGCGTCCCGCTCGCCGAGACCGCCCCCTCCGGCCTCGCTGCCGCTGGCATCGAACCGGCCCTCCTGCCCCCGGCGCCGCAGTTGGCGGTGGCGCGCGAGCCGGAACCGACGTCACCCGTCGTACAGAGCAACGCGGCGCCTGTCCGGGAACAGCTTCCCGCCGCTGAGGCGAACGAGCCCCCCGAGCAGCAGGAGGACTACGCCGAGCCGCAGAGTCAGTGGCTTCAGGCGCGGAACCCCCAGTCCGTCGCGTATCAGGGCGGCTACGACCCGACGTACGACCCGGATGTCGCGTACCGGCAGTGGTACGAGGAGCAGCAGCAGGCCGAGCAGTTCGAGGAGCAGCAGCGGTTCCGGGCTCGGCAGGAGTTCGAGGAACAGCAGCGGTTCGAGCAGCAGACGTTCCCGCAGCAGCCGTACCAGGAGCAGCCTGCCCCCGCCCCGGAACCCTCTCCGGAGGACACCGGCACCTTCCCGATCCCGTCCGGCCCGGGCCGTACCCGCGAGCTGGGTGCGGGCGGCGGCTCGGAGCCGACCGAGGAGGACTACTACCTGGTCTTCAAGAAGTCGATAGACGGCAGCTATCCGACCTCGGGCCAGTTCAGGGGCGACGTGGAGGCGACGTACGGCACCACGATCCCGCAGCGCGAGGCCGACCGCATGGTCAACCGCTTCACCAACCGCCACACGGCGGAACTCCAGGAAGACCACATCGCGTAG